A single window of Xiphophorus hellerii strain 12219 chromosome 12, Xiphophorus_hellerii-4.1, whole genome shotgun sequence DNA harbors:
- the LOC116730014 gene encoding phospholipid-transporting ATPase ID-like, whose amino-acid sequence MSFFGLDCFPKTEGAELERKLRANDREYNRSFKYATNAIKTSKYNFFTFLPLNLFEQFQRIANAYFLVLLVLQLIPEISSLSWFTTVVPLALVLTVTAAKDATDDINRHRSDNQVNNRKVEVLIDRKLRSEKWMDVQVGDIIKLENNQFVTADLLLLSSSEPLNLVYIETAELDGETNLKVKQALPVTGDLGGDIEKLADFNGEVRCEPPNNRLDRFNGTLAFAGQKYPLDNEKILLRGCTLRNTDWCFGLVLFGGQETKLMQNSGKSIFKRTSIDRLMNVLVLCIFGFLVFMCTILAIGNYIWEVNNGSNFTVFLPRKDNAGFSAFLTFWSYIIILNTVVPISLYVSVEIIRLGNSFYIDWDRKMYYSHSDTPAEARTTTLNEELGQIKYVFSDKTGTLTQNIMIFNKCSINGKSYGDVYDYTGQRLDISEHKDPVDFSFNALADPRFVFYDHALVEAVKLENPEVHAFFRLLALCHTVMAEEKKEGELLYQAQSPDEGALVTAARNFGFVFRSRTPDSISIVEMGNQRSYELLAILDFNNVRKRMSVIVRSPEGKLSLYCKGADTIIYERLHQSCSKLMDVTTEHLNEFAGEGLRTLALAYKDLDEEYFNQWRQRHHEASTSLEDKDSKLDELYEEIEQDLQLLGATAIEDKLQDGVPQTIEQLAKADIKIWVLTGDKQETAENIGYSCNLLREEMKDVFIVSGHSPEDVRQELRNAQNSMKPDGAPNSLLLPEEKRKNLIKDEEANGEYGLVINGHSLAYALESSMELEFLRTACLCKAVICCRVTPLQKAQVVELVKKYKKAVTLAIGDGANDVSMIKAAHIGVGISGQEGMQAVLSSDYSFAQFRFLQRLLLVHGRWSYLRMCKFLRYFFYKNFTFTFVHFWFAFFCGFSAQTVYDEWFITLYNLMYTALPVLGMSLFDQDVNDAWSFQHPQLYIPGQLSLYFSKTTFFKCAFHSWYCSLVLFFIPYAALQDTVRDDGKDVADYQSFALLTQTCLLFAVSIQLGLEMSYWTAVNTFFVLGSLAMYFAVTFTMYSNGMFLIVPSAFPFIGTARNSLNQPNVWLTIILTSILCVLPVVTCRFLLIQLCPTINDKVMFKVRQARATPPPLPRRARIRRTSSRRSGYAFSHAQGYGDLVTSGRFLRRPALPRASGFPQVGRAATGFSPMGRSAGYSPTGRPQNLKVPDVEVTSLQMYRTFNDAAP is encoded by the exons atgTCGTTCTTTGGGTTGGATTGTTTCCCAAAGACTGAGGGAG cGGAGCTGGAGAGGAAACTCAGAGCCAACGATCGAGAGTACAACCGCTCCTTTAAATACGCA ACAAACGCCATCAAGACCTCCAAGTACAATTTCTTCACCTTCCTTCCTCTCAACCTGTTCGAACAGTTCCAGAGGATTGCTAACGCCTActttctggttctgctggtgcTGCAG TTGATTCCTGAGATCTCCTCCCTGTCCTGGTTCACCACCGTCGTTCCTCTCGCCCTCGTGCTGACGGTCACCGCTGCTAAGGACGCAACTGACGACATC AATCGCCACAGGAGCGACAATCAAgtaaacaacagaaaagttgAAGTACTAATTGACAGGaa GCTGCGGAGCGAGAAATGGATGGACGTCCAGGTAGGAGACATCATCAAGCTAGAAAACAACCAGTTTGTAACC GCCGACCTCCTGCTGCTCTCCAGCAGCGAACCCCTGAACCTCGTGTACATAGAGACGGCAGAACTGGACGG AGAGACGAACCTGAAGGTCAAGCAGGCCCTTCCTGTCACCGGAGACCTGGGAGGCGATATCGAAAAACTGGCAGATTTTAATG GCGAAGTTCGCTGCGAACCCCCCAACAATCGTCTCGACCGCTTCAACGGGACGCTGGCGTTCGCCGGTCAGAAATACCCGCTGGACAACGAGAAGATCCTGCTGCGCGGCTGCACCCTGAGGAACACCGACTGGTGCTTCGGCCTGGTGCTGTTCGGGG GCCAGGAGACGAAGCTGATGCAGAACAGTGGGAAGAGCATCTTCAAGAGAACCAGCATCGACCGTCTGATGAACGTTCTGGTTCTATGT ATCTTTGGTTTCCTGGTGTTCATGTGCACGATCCTGGCGATCGGGAACTACATCTGGGAGGTAAACAACGGCTCCAACTTCACCGTCTTCCTGCCCAGAAAAGACAACGCTGGCTTCTCGGCCTTCCTCACCTTCTGGTCCTACATCATCATCCTCAACACCGTGGTGCCCATCTCGCTTTACGTTAG tgtggaaaTCATTCGGCTGGGGAACAGCTTCTACATCGACTGGGACAGGAAGATGTATTATTCCCACAGCGACACGCCGGCCGAGGCGCGCACCACCACGCTGAACGAGGAGCTCGGTCAGATCAAGTACGTCTTCAGCGACAAGACGGGGACGCTCACCCAGAACATCATGATCTTCAACAAATGCTCCATCAACGGGAAATCCTACG gagATGTTTATGACTACACAGGTCAGAGACTTGATATTTCTGAG CACAAAGACCCGGTGGACTTCTCCTTCAATGCGCTGGCCGACCCGCGGTTCGTTTTCTACGACCACGCGCTGGTGGAGGCGGTGAAGCTGGAGAACCCGGAGGTCCACGCCTTCTTCAGGCTGCTGGCGCTCTGCCACACCGTCATGGCcgaggagaagaaggaag GAGAGCTTCTCTATCAGGCCCAGTCTCCAGACGAAGGCGCGCTCGTGACTGCGGCCAGAAACTTCGGATTCGTCTTCCGCTCGCGAACGCCTGACAGCATTTCCATCGTGGAAATGGGAAATCAGCGCAGCTACGAACTGCTGGCGATCCTCGACTTCAACAACGTCCGCAAGAGGATGTCCGTCATCG TGCGCAGTCCGGAGGGGAAGCTCTCGCTCTACTGCAAAGGCGCCGACACGATCATCTACGAGAGGCTGCACCAGTCCTGCAGTAAGCTGATGGACGTCACCACGGAGCACCTCAAC GAATTTGCAGGGGAGGGACTGCGGACGCTCGCTCTAGCCTACAAAGATTTGGACGAGGAGTATTTTAACCAGTGGAGACAGCGCCACCATGAGGCGAGCACCTCGCTGGAAGACAAGGACAGCAAACTGGATGAGCTGTACGAGGAGATAGAGCAGGACCTGCAG CTGCTGGGAGCAACAGCCATCGAAGACAAGCTACAGGACGGAGTACCTCAGACCATTGAGCAGCTGGCCAAAGCGGACATCAAAATCTGGGTTCTGACTGGCGACAAGCAAG AAACGGCAGAAAACATCGGCTACTCGTGCAACCTGCTGCGGGAGGAAATGAAAGACGTCTTCATCGTCTCGGGTCACTCGCCTGAGGATGTCAGACAAGAACTGAG AAATGCACAAAACTCCATGAAACCAGATGGAGCACCGAACAGCCTGCTTTTGCCAGAGGAGAAGAGGAAAAATTTGATTAAAGACGAGGAGGCCAATGGGGAGTATGGACTTGTTATCAACGGACACAGTCTG GCGTACGCCCTGGAGAGCAGCATGGAGCTGGAGTTCCTCAGGACGGCGTGTTTGTGTAAAGCGGTGATCTGCTGCAGGGTGACGCCGCTGCAGAAGGCCCAGGTGGTGGAGCTGGTCAAGAAGTACAAGAAGGCGGTAACTCTGGCTATAGGCGATGGAGCCAACGACGTCAGCATGATCAAAG CTGCTCATATTGGTGTTGGCATCTCAGGACAGGAGGGCATGCAGGCCGTCCTGTCCAGCGACTACTCCTTCGCCCAGTTCCGCTTCCtgcagcgcctcctgctggtgCACGGACGCTGGTCCTACCTGCGCATGTGCAAATTCCTGCGCTACTTCTTCTACAAGAACTTCACCTTCACCTTTGTCCACTTCTGGTTTGCCTTCTTCTGCGGATTCTCGGCGCAG ACGGTGTATGACGAGTGGTTCATCACGCTCTACAACCTGATGTACACAGCGCTGCCTGTTCTGGGAATGAGCCTGTTTGATCAG GATGTGAACGACGCGTGGAGTTTCCAGCACCCACAGCTCTACATTCCCGGCCAACTCAGCCTGTACTTCAGCAAGACGACCTTCTTCAAATGTGCCTTCCACAGCTGGTACTGCTCCCTGGTGCTGTTCTTCATCCCGTACGCCGCGCTGCAGGACACGGTGAGGGACGACGGGAAGGACGTGGCCGACTACCAGTCCTTCGCCCTGCTCACGCAGACCTGCCTGCTGTTTGCAGTCAGCATCCAG CTGGGGTTGGAGATGTCCTACTGGACGGCGGTGAACACCTTCTTCGTTTTGGGAAGTCTGGCCATGTACTTCGCCGTCACCTTCACCATGTACAGCAACGGCATGTTCCTCATCGTTCCATCAGCTTTCCCCTTCATAG gaACGGCTCGAAACTCTCTGAACCAGCCCAACGTTTGGCTGACGATCATCCTGACCTCCATCCTGTGCGTACTTCCTGTGGTTACCTGCCGCTTCCTGTTGATTCAGCTCTGCCCCACCATCAACGACAAG